The Coffea arabica cultivar ET-39 chromosome 1e, Coffea Arabica ET-39 HiFi, whole genome shotgun sequence genome has a window encoding:
- the LOC140015549 gene encoding F-box protein At5g07610-like, which translates to MLSAESTKIFFDLLKTSAQSMSIPDIDQVLEEVLLKLPVDVLLTFKCVSKQWLSIISHPAFGYLHFRGNPGMYFVAGFLFYHLSEPRNPRSAFIYLEGYKKAYPLRSLNFIGANPDIHRIWSCNGLLCLCVFTGGKILSMTIAFDPYVSQYYKAVCVSIVGMQYRFSIYSSETKIWREAGNALDITNEDHYLKRGVFCNNSVHWISKLGPFLHFDTDKECVQMMPATPIHMGK; encoded by the exons ATGTTGTCAGCTGAAAGCACTAAGATTTTCTTTGACTTGCTGAAGACAAGTGCACAGTCCATGTCAATCCCCGACATTGACCAAGTTTTGGAGGAAGTATTACTGAAGCTGCCAGTCGATGTTCTACTCACTTTCAAATGTGTATCCAAGCAATGGCTCTCTATCATCTCCCATCCAGCATTTGGCTATCTACATTTCCGAGGCAACCCTGGCATGTATTTCGTTGCTGGCTTCCTTTTCTATCATTTGTCTGAGCCTCGTAATCCCAGAAGTGCCTTCATTTACCTTGAAGGTTACAAAAAAGCATATCCATTGCGCTCGTTGAATTTTATTGGTGCAAATCCTGACATACACAGAATATGGTCTTGCAATGGCTTGCTGTGTTTATGCGTTTTTACTGGTGGGAA AATATTGTCCATGACTATAGCATTTGATCCTTACGTGTCGCAGTACTATAAAGCTGTTTGTGTTTCAATTGTCGGAATGCAATATCGCTTCTCTATCTACTCATCTGAAACCAAAATCTGGAGAGAAGCTGGTAATGCTTTGGACATAACCAATGAGGATCATTATCTTAAAAGAGGTGTTTTCTGTAATAATTCTGTGCATTGGATTAGCAAGTTGGGGCCTTTTTTGCATTTTGATACGGATAAAGAGTGCGTTCAAATGATGCCGGCAACTCCAATACATATGGGAAAGTGA
- the LOC140007909 gene encoding uncharacterized protein: protein MRKDKREKTSQGVATDDAESNSATLSSTSSAAKESIRSLQLVLFLSDLAVPFFIFFPISLSPFFSSFTARLKTPSPGTDDEEIEDPFSSRCDIQQSTSFFFSLSLSLCCLLPSLPSPSVFLLSFLHSRTMKKLKNPFSSLLQIITLDTAVTLVLSFLFSFSLFSPSLSAKGTQKLTPSSATVAVALPFAKPFPDVSKIEIFANENFKRWQERVHSRLDIHGVVYALTESQPASTTDVKIQESWQYANKVCRHTILQTLLNELFDVYCSYMQANKSQYNRLKNSNYKPNIPNFKKKKGNCHYCRKSEHYVALYRYNKGDKANGNPPKVNLTEGDEIIAAVISQVNIAANVKEWVVDSGATRHICANREAFSSYTSIGDDEKNSLPCRLTNY from the exons ATGAGAAAGGACAAGAGAGAAAAGACATCCCAAGGAGTAGCAACAGATGATGCAGAATCCAACTCAGCAACGCTGTCTTCCACTTCTTCAGCAGCCAAGGAGAGCATACGATCATTGCAACTAGTGTTGTTCCTCTCAGATTTGGCCGTccctttcttcattttttttccaatttcccTTTCGCCCTTTTTCTCCTCCTTCACGGCCAGATTGAAGACCCCTTCGCCCGGTACAGATGACGAAGAAATTGAAGATCCCTTCAGCTCCAGATGTGATATTCAGCAGTcaacttcattctttttttcactttcccTTTCCCTCTGTTGTCTCCTTCCCTCTCTGCCGTCACCCTCTGTTTTTCTCCTCTCCTTCCTTCATAGCCGGacgatgaagaaattgaagaacccCTTCAGCTCGCTTCTCCAAATAATCACTCTAGATACTGCTGTGACCctcgttctttcttttctcttttctttctctctgttTTCTCCTTCCCTCTCTGCAAAAGGCACACAGAAATTGACG CCTTCATCAGCAACTGTTGCAGTGGCACTACCATTCGCCAAGCCCTTTCCAGATGtatccaaaattgaaattttcgccaatgaaaatttcaaaaggtgGCAAGAACGAGTACACTCACGACTCGACATCCATGGAGTGGTCTATGCACTAACGGAGTCCCAACCTGCTTCAACCACAGATGTCAAAATACAAGAATCGTGGCAATATGCCAATAAGGTATGTAGGCATACTATTTTACAAACACTcttaaatgaattatttgacgTGTATTGTAGCTATATGCAAGCCAATAAGTCCCAGTATAATAGACTAAAAAATTCCAATTACAAGCCTAATATTCCCaactttaagaaaaagaaaggcaattgccattattgtagaaaatcagAACATTATGTTGCCCTGTATAGATACAATAAAGGTGACAAAGCAAATGGTAATCCTCCTAAGGTTAATTTAACCGAAGGAGATGAAATAATTGCTGCAGTCATCTCTCAAGTGAACATTGCAGCTAATGTTAAAGAATGGGTGGTAGACTCTGGGGCTACTCGGCACATATGTGCAAATCGAGAAGCGTTTTCCTCCTATACTTCAATAGGGGATGATGAAAAAAATAGTCTACCTTGCAGACTCACGAACTACTAA